A single genomic interval of Streptomyces graminofaciens harbors:
- a CDS encoding SGNH/GDSL hydrolase family protein yields MIATCVLVLALIVTSSAVVALVRSPERTSGAGAEAAAARRHWVNTWSAMPQLTEPGNMPPAPFTGDRAVLVDTTLRQTVHVTTGGPRLRLRFSNAFGGAPLPLTSVTVALPRHGQAGVGAIQPGTSRTVTFSGREATTVPVGAQVVSDPLEFDLEPGSNLTVTAYLATGQQTLALTSHPGSRTTSYLQSGDHTRDEELPGATPVNHWYLLSDVEVLSPARTTAVAVLGDSLTDGRGSTTNGNNRWPDQLFDRLQASPAGRNIAVVNQAAGGNRVLNDGLGPNALARLDRDILAHSAVEKLIVFEGVNDLGTAEATPAAQRRVTDDLIAAYEQIVVRAHAQGIRVYGATLLPFDGNTSYDDPDGHREAARQAVNTWIRTSGRFDAVIDFDRAVRDPQNPSRLRADLHDGDWLHLNPEGYRLLAEAVPPSLLR; encoded by the coding sequence CTGATCGCCACCTGCGTCCTCGTCCTGGCCCTCATCGTCACGTCCTCCGCCGTGGTGGCCCTGGTCAGGAGCCCGGAGCGGACCTCAGGAGCCGGGGCCGAGGCCGCGGCCGCCCGGCGCCACTGGGTGAACACCTGGTCGGCGATGCCGCAGCTCACGGAGCCGGGCAACATGCCACCCGCGCCGTTCACCGGTGACCGGGCGGTCCTCGTCGACACCACCCTGCGGCAGACCGTGCACGTCACCACCGGCGGGCCCCGCCTCCGGCTGCGCTTTTCCAACGCCTTCGGCGGCGCCCCACTGCCGCTGACCTCGGTGACCGTGGCCCTCCCGCGCCATGGCCAGGCAGGCGTCGGCGCGATCCAGCCCGGCACCTCCCGGACGGTGACCTTCAGCGGCCGGGAGGCCACAACGGTGCCGGTCGGCGCCCAAGTGGTCTCGGACCCACTGGAGTTCGACCTGGAACCGGGCAGCAACCTGACCGTGACGGCGTACCTCGCCACGGGCCAGCAGACCCTCGCCCTCACCTCCCACCCGGGCTCCCGCACCACCTCGTACCTCCAGAGCGGCGACCACACCCGGGACGAGGAGCTGCCCGGGGCGACCCCGGTCAACCACTGGTATCTGCTGAGCGACGTGGAGGTGCTGTCCCCGGCCCGTACGACCGCGGTCGCCGTCCTCGGCGACTCCCTGACCGACGGCCGGGGCTCGACGACCAACGGCAACAACCGCTGGCCCGACCAGCTCTTCGACCGTCTTCAGGCGAGCCCCGCCGGCCGGAACATCGCGGTGGTCAACCAGGCGGCCGGCGGCAACCGGGTCCTCAACGACGGACTCGGCCCGAACGCGCTCGCCCGCCTGGACCGCGACATCCTCGCCCACAGTGCCGTCGAGAAGCTCATCGTCTTCGAGGGCGTCAACGACCTCGGCACCGCAGAGGCGACCCCCGCCGCCCAGCGGCGCGTCACCGACGACCTGATCGCCGCGTACGAGCAGATCGTCGTCCGGGCACACGCCCAGGGCATCCGCGTCTACGGCGCGACCCTGCTGCCCTTCGACGGCAACACCTCGTACGACGACCCCGACGGGCACCGTGAGGCGGCCCGGCAGGCGGTCAACACCTGGATCCGCACGAGCGGCCGCTTCGACGCGGTCATCGACTTCGACCGCGCCGTCCGCGACCCGCAGAACCCGAGCCGCCTCCGCGCCGACCTCCACGACGGCGACTGGCTGCACCTCAACCCCGAGGGCTACCGCCTCCTGGCCGAAGCCGTACCGCCGAGCCTGCTGCGCTGA
- a CDS encoding extracellular catalytic domain type 1 short-chain-length polyhydroxyalkanoate depolymerase, with protein MARRPLRAVLVTLIGALVPLLAATLLTAPTASAAPLPKPSSLAEAAPDAKAEAAPRAALTEITNFGENPSNLQMYLYVPESVTTKPAIVVAVHYCTGSGPAMYNGTEYAQLADRYGFIVVYPSVTRSSKCFDVSSPQALRRGGGSDPVGIKSMVDWTVRTYSADTSRVFATGISSGAMMTNVLLGDYPDVFAAGAAFSGVPFACFATTNGSEWNSDCANGTITRTPQAWGDLVRGSYPGYTGPRPRMQVWHGTEDDVLRYPNFGEEIKQWTNVHGVSQTPAATDTPQSGWTRTRYGGTGDRASVEAVSLQGVGHNLYAWGMGERVLTFFGLNGSGPAPQPPAGPCKVTVTTSAWNTGLTASVTITNTGTTAVNGWKLGFTLPSGQAITNGWGATYSPASGAVTATNATYNAAIAPGASVSIGYQANHTGNIAAPTAYSLNGTACTTA; from the coding sequence ATGGCGCGGAGACCGCTGCGCGCGGTTCTCGTCACGCTGATCGGAGCCCTGGTGCCGTTACTCGCGGCCACGCTCCTCACCGCACCCACGGCCTCGGCCGCACCCCTGCCGAAGCCGTCGTCACTCGCCGAGGCGGCTCCGGACGCGAAGGCCGAGGCGGCGCCCCGCGCCGCGCTCACCGAGATCACCAACTTCGGTGAGAACCCCAGCAACCTCCAGATGTACCTGTACGTGCCGGAGAGCGTCACCACGAAGCCGGCCATCGTCGTGGCCGTGCACTACTGCACCGGCTCCGGCCCCGCCATGTACAACGGCACCGAGTACGCCCAGCTCGCCGACCGCTACGGCTTCATCGTCGTGTACCCGTCCGTCACCCGCAGCAGCAAGTGCTTCGACGTCTCCTCGCCCCAGGCGCTGCGCCGGGGCGGCGGCAGCGACCCCGTGGGCATCAAGTCGATGGTCGACTGGACGGTCCGCACCTACTCCGCCGACACCAGCCGTGTCTTCGCCACCGGTATCTCCTCCGGCGCGATGATGACCAACGTCCTGCTCGGCGACTACCCGGACGTGTTCGCGGCGGGCGCCGCCTTCTCGGGCGTCCCCTTCGCCTGCTTCGCCACCACCAACGGCTCCGAGTGGAACAGCGACTGCGCGAACGGCACCATCACGCGCACCCCGCAGGCCTGGGGCGACCTCGTCCGCGGCTCGTACCCCGGCTACACCGGCCCCCGGCCCCGGATGCAGGTCTGGCACGGCACCGAGGACGACGTGCTGCGCTACCCCAACTTCGGCGAGGAGATCAAGCAGTGGACCAATGTGCACGGCGTCAGCCAGACGCCGGCCGCCACCGACACGCCCCAGTCCGGCTGGACCCGCACCCGCTACGGCGGCACCGGTGACCGCGCCTCCGTCGAGGCCGTCAGCCTCCAGGGCGTCGGACACAACCTGTACGCCTGGGGCATGGGCGAGCGCGTGCTGACCTTCTTCGGCCTCAACGGCTCAGGGCCCGCGCCCCAGCCCCCGGCGGGCCCCTGCAAGGTGACCGTCACCACCAGCGCCTGGAACACCGGCCTGACCGCCTCCGTGACCATCACCAACACCGGGACGACGGCGGTCAACGGCTGGAAGCTGGGCTTCACCCTGCCCTCCGGCCAGGCCATCACCAACGGCTGGGGCGCCACATACAGCCCGGCGAGCGGTGCCGTGACCGCGACCAACGCCACGTACAACGCGGCGATCGCACCGGGCGCGAGTGTGAGCATCGGCTACCAGGCGAACCACACCGGCAACATCGCCGCACCCACCGCGTACAGCCTCAACGGCACGGCCTGCACGACTGCTTGA
- a CDS encoding non-reducing end alpha-L-arabinofuranosidase family hydrolase has product MATPRMRTFISGLVLALLAVGPTVLSPGPATADASRIGSAGPLPGSFSWSSTGPLISPKPDATHRIVSLKDPSVFRYDNRWHVYATTADTSGAWSLAHTSFSDWSQAAAAPQTFLDVNPNIGNRYAAAPQVFHFAPQKLWYMVYQTGPPSYSTTTEPGDPRSWSAPRTFMATEPPVVTQNKGSGGWLDFWTVCDSTDCYLFFSDDNGHQYRSRTTLGEFPNGFRETAIVLSEPNRFDLFEASNVYRIGDSGKYLLLVEALATKSDWRRYFRAWTADRLGGAWTPLADTEANAFIRSNNVTFPAGTPAWTKDFSHGDLIRDGVDQTQTIDPCRLRYLYQGMDPASSGDYSQLPWRLGLLTQTNSAC; this is encoded by the coding sequence ATGGCGACTCCACGTATGCGTACGTTCATCAGCGGACTTGTCCTGGCGTTACTGGCCGTCGGCCCGACCGTGCTGTCCCCCGGCCCGGCGACCGCCGACGCCTCCCGGATCGGCTCCGCGGGCCCGCTGCCCGGCTCCTTCAGCTGGTCCTCCACCGGCCCGCTGATCTCCCCGAAGCCGGACGCCACCCACCGGATCGTCTCGCTCAAGGATCCGTCGGTGTTCCGGTACGACAACCGGTGGCACGTCTACGCCACGACCGCCGACACCTCCGGCGCGTGGAGCCTGGCCCACACCAGCTTCTCCGACTGGTCCCAGGCCGCGGCCGCGCCGCAGACGTTCCTCGACGTCAACCCGAACATCGGCAACCGGTACGCCGCCGCCCCTCAGGTGTTCCACTTCGCGCCGCAGAAGCTCTGGTACATGGTCTACCAGACCGGTCCGCCGTCGTACTCCACGACCACCGAACCCGGCGATCCGCGCAGTTGGAGCGCGCCGCGCACCTTCATGGCCACCGAGCCGCCCGTCGTCACCCAGAACAAGGGCAGCGGCGGCTGGCTCGACTTCTGGACGGTCTGCGACAGCACCGACTGCTACCTGTTCTTCTCCGACGACAACGGCCACCAGTACCGCTCCCGCACCACGCTCGGCGAGTTCCCGAACGGCTTCCGGGAGACCGCGATCGTGCTCTCCGAACCGAACCGTTTCGACCTCTTCGAGGCGAGCAACGTCTACCGGATCGGCGACAGCGGCAAGTACCTCCTGCTCGTCGAGGCGCTCGCCACCAAGTCGGACTGGCGGCGCTACTTCCGGGCCTGGACGGCCGACCGCCTCGGCGGTGCCTGGACCCCGCTCGCGGACACCGAGGCCAATGCGTTCATCCGCTCGAACAACGTGACCTTCCCGGCGGGAACACCGGCCTGGACCAAGGACTTCAGCCACGGCGACCTGATCCGTGACGGCGTCGACCAGACCCAGACGATCGACCCCTGCCGGCTGCGGTACCTGTACCAGGGCATGGACCCGGCCTCGAGCGGCGACTACTCCCAGCTGCCCTGGCGCCTGGGCCTGCTCACCCAGACCAACTCCGCCTGCTGA